The following proteins are encoded in a genomic region of Necator americanus strain Aroian chromosome II, whole genome shotgun sequence:
- a CDS encoding hypothetical protein (NECATOR_CHRII.G7734.T1), producing the protein MTDHVVDGGGDHFSAPGNEAMDGTTLLDDEENVMRGVEEYFYELLIDMDMISKFRRVHPTQIQTAQMVLSREILRVWELIYNHRFLQMHFDDNRAQSEEEA; encoded by the exons ATGACCGATCACGTAGTGGATGGTGGCGGCGACCACTTCTCAGCTCCAGGAAACGAAGCTATGGATGGTACAACACTTCTCGATGACGAAGAGAATGTGATGCGTGGAGTCGAAGAATACTTCTACGAACTCTTGATCGATATGGACATGATCAGCAAATTTCGTCGCGTTCATCCAACACAAATCCAGACTGCTCAG ATGGTATTATCCCGAGAGATTTTGCGTGTTTGGGAATTGATCTACAATCATCGTTTCCTTCAAATGCATTTTGATGACAACAGAGCgcaaagtgaagaagaagcCTAA
- a CDS encoding hypothetical protein (NECATOR_CHRII.G7733.T1) — protein MVKSNRESKTTSLKINYCYTLFIFYFLAVSHVFMSGLPHRLHNLWGKQSEFELDLLHTKADTLRNVWVVVVFEITTSIVGAAVNAKSNFHLKVLESVFQNMRTIILLLVIITICFTMPMPQDFALAVLDVIPELAVINGETRIWAHLNHTYGYSALIDGVREKDEDFGANSEQQLWNNFNKKWSHL, from the exons ATGGTGAAATCCAATAGGGAATCAAAGACTAcatctttgaaaataaactaTTGTTATACACTGTTCATCTTCTACTTCTTGGCGGTTTCTCATGTTTTTATGAGTGGATTACCTCATAGATTACATAAT CTGTGGGGGAAACAGTCCGAGTTCGAGCTTGATTTATTGCATACAAAGGCAGATACGTTGAGAAACGTCTGGGTTGTTGTTGTCTTCGAAATAACAACGAGCATTGTTGGTGCTGCTGTCAACGCAAAAtcgaattttcatttgaa AGTTTTGGAATCTGTGTTCCAGAATATGCGTACGATTATACTACTGCTTGTGATCATCACGATCTGCTTCACTATGCCAATGCCACA AGACTTTGCATTAGCAGTGTTGGATGTGATTCCAGAATTGGCAGTGATAAATGGGGAAACACGTATATGGGCACACCTGAATCACACATATGGTTATTCTGCGCTAATCGATGGTGTACGGGAAAAAGATGAG gatttcggAGCCAATTCGGAACAACAATTGTGGAATAATTTCAATAAGAAATGGTCTCATCTATAG
- a CDS encoding hypothetical protein (NECATOR_CHRII.G7732.T1), with the protein MQILLLCLTIVSLYKQANAVRGALVLKKSHQLSMDSDDNAEELEELEEEEEYRQHDLDKASIFEQGETRDFLQFLRKIKYDHRQCPDDEKGGPVSVNVSIVVSNVRSVSEVTMDYSIEMFYREAWRDPRLKYSKAKFKNKTEISLHESYSNFLWHPDTFVPNAIASKNPRKQSITHRSLLRLRNDGSILYSRRLSLVVTCGMDLTLFPFDSQLCKLGIESYGYTADQVRYVWSQGRIQALILHKIRLPDFQIKESYVTSRVESYATGDYSRLYVCFVFSRSAGFCFLQLIIPSTAVVITSWVSLWMENETSFQDMISIILTITFLLFSYNEVMPRVSYIKAMDVYLGVCFCIVFCSLIKLAIVKYMRQRLRLTRDTSIVAGLLPIVRVSNCLVDPSSCTVEQNGLKKSSLPQTAGLYNSVPSEKLESTISIDPKPKTIEFTPRFMHRFHWISQMSFFFGFVIFCLFYFLVYPNIHTQLIDEDCDRNAAEWFADIR; encoded by the exons ATGCAGATCCTGCTCCTCTGTCTAACCATCGTCTCTCTGTATAAACAA GCTAATGCTGTACGAGGTGCACTTGTACTGAAAAAGTCACACCAACTATCTATGGATTCTGACGATAACGCAGAAGAATTGGAAGAGttagaagaggaagaggagtATCGGCAGCATGATTTAGACAAAGCAAGCATTTTTGAACAAGG AGAAACTCGggattttctacaatttctgagaaaaatcaaatacgATCATAGACAATGCCCGGATGATGAGAAAGGCG GGCCTGTATCCGTGAACGTTTCCATCGTGGTCAGCAATGTGAGATCCGTGTCTGAGGTGACCATG GACTATTCCATTGAGATGTTCTACAGAGAAGCATGGCGAGATCCGCGTTTGAAGTACAGTAAGGCAAAATTTAAGAATAAG ACGGAAATCTCGTTACACGAAAGCTATTCGAACTTCCTTTGGCATCCGGACACATTTGTTCCGAATGCAATTGCATCGAAGAATCCAAGAAAACAAAGCATTACACACAGGTCACTGTTGAG GCTACGAAACGACGGCAGCATTCTCTACAGTCGTCGTCTTTCGTTGGTGGTTACTTGTG GAATGGATCTAACCTTGTTCCCGTTCGACTCTCAGCTCTGTAAGCTTGGAATTGAAAGCT ACGGTTACACAGCCGATCAAGTACGGTATGTGTGGTCGCAAGGTCGAATTCAAGCCTTAATACTGCATAAAATTCGTCTACCAGACTTTCAGATCAAAGAGAGTTACGTGACAAGTCGGGTAGAGAGCTATGCGACAG GCGACTATTCGCGGTTGTACGTTTGCTTCGTTTTCTCACGATCAGCCGGATTCTGCTTCCTGCAGTTGATCATTCCTTCTACCGCTGTAGTCATTACATCATGGGTATCGCTGTGGATGGAGAACGAAACCTCCTTCCAA GATATGATCTCAATCATACTTACTAtcacatttttattgttttcatatAATGAGGTAATGCCACGGGTGAGTTATATCAAAGCAATGGATGTTTATCTTG GTGTCTGTTTTTGCATAGTATTTTGCTCGTTAATAAAATTGGCTATCGTCAAGTACATGAGGCAAAGGTTAAGATTAACGCG CGACACGTCGATTGTGGCGGGATTGCTACCGATTGTACGAGTCTCGAACTGTCTGGTAGATCCTAGCAGCTGCACCGTCGAACAGAATGGTTTGAAGAA AAGTTCTCTACCTCAAACCGCTGGTCTCTACAATTCCGTTCCTTCGGAGAAGTTAGAATCGACAATATCCATCGATCCTAAACCTAAGACTATTGAATTCACTCCTCGGTTCATGCATAGGTTTCACTGGATATCACAG ATGTCGTTCTTTTTTGGTTTCGTCATATTCTGTCTGTTCTACTTCCTTGTCTATCCGAATATTCATACACAG CTAATCGACGAAGATTGCGATCGGAACGCGGCCGAATGGTTTGCGGACATTCGATga